In BD1-7 clade bacterium, one genomic interval encodes:
- the yveA gene encoding Aspartate-proton symporter: MSLFSATMLGATCMMGSGWLFSAQLTARYAGNWAFLAWILAAVLVLSVGYCLTRIVKFYPVRGATTRASALSHNGIFGMPFAFANWFGIVAVVTTEAQATTQYLSSAIGSDWLIENQSLTVLGKALAVLILLVYLAVNFYGVHLLTRVNNVVTAIKAVTPMITIAVLLYATAQLGDPTLNFTMSMDTDYGWKSAFGAIVSAGLMYSFNGFQVSVAFASEVKNPERNVPYAILFSVIIALCVYLTLQFAFMAAIPATELEKVGGWEGLHLASPLLDIAVLLGLNFLVVLLLADSVISPSAAGYTYLGASTRMLTAMAESGQMPRWLSKINPVHNVSRRSMFVNWILAAILLVNADSWAGLMVIVSGYHVISYMAAPISMGALEPGKRVLGTLVFTMLALAITTLNDYSLQMVNISLTLLVVLYASLHIKNGLIKLLLFTVPFLVFLWCMYFISATWINAIIAAAFYWFITSERYVASCNAYAENHMSDSKP; the protein is encoded by the coding sequence ATGTCGTTATTCAGCGCAACCATGCTGGGTGCTACTTGCATGATGGGATCTGGCTGGCTTTTCAGTGCCCAACTTACTGCACGATACGCTGGCAACTGGGCATTTCTTGCCTGGATACTGGCCGCAGTGTTGGTTCTGAGTGTTGGCTATTGCCTAACGCGGATAGTGAAGTTTTACCCCGTTCGCGGTGCCACCACCCGCGCCAGTGCGCTATCACACAACGGCATATTCGGTATGCCCTTCGCGTTTGCCAACTGGTTCGGTATCGTTGCTGTTGTCACCACCGAGGCACAGGCAACCACACAATATTTATCTTCTGCCATCGGCTCCGATTGGCTGATCGAAAACCAAAGTCTCACCGTGCTTGGTAAAGCATTGGCTGTGTTGATCCTGCTTGTTTACTTGGCAGTGAATTTCTACGGTGTGCACTTACTCACACGGGTAAACAATGTAGTAACCGCTATCAAGGCAGTTACCCCCATGATTACCATTGCCGTTTTGCTGTATGCCACCGCTCAACTCGGCGACCCAACCCTCAACTTCACTATGTCGATGGACACTGATTACGGCTGGAAGAGCGCCTTCGGCGCTATTGTGAGCGCCGGCTTAATGTATTCGTTTAATGGTTTTCAAGTCAGCGTGGCTTTTGCCAGCGAAGTCAAAAATCCTGAGCGTAATGTGCCCTATGCAATTTTGTTTTCAGTCATTATCGCGTTGTGCGTTTACCTGACGCTACAATTTGCTTTTATGGCAGCTATACCCGCCACAGAGTTGGAAAAAGTCGGTGGCTGGGAAGGCCTTCACCTCGCCTCCCCGTTACTGGATATCGCAGTTTTACTAGGCTTAAATTTTTTGGTTGTCTTGCTTCTGGCCGATAGCGTTATCAGCCCATCAGCCGCGGGGTACACATATTTAGGTGCGTCCACACGTATGCTGACGGCGATGGCCGAGAGTGGCCAAATGCCCCGCTGGTTGAGCAAAATAAACCCCGTTCATAATGTCTCCCGGCGTTCAATGTTCGTCAATTGGATACTCGCAGCCATTTTGTTGGTCAATGCCGACAGCTGGGCCGGGCTGATGGTTATCGTCTCCGGCTACCATGTTATCAGCTACATGGCAGCCCCCATCAGCATGGGGGCACTTGAACCCGGCAAGCGCGTATTGGGCACACTGGTATTCACAATGCTGGCACTGGCCATCACAACATTGAATGATTATTCACTGCAGATGGTCAATATCTCACTGACATTACTCGTGGTGCTCTATGCCAGCCTGCATATTAAAAACGGATTGATCAAACTACTGCTATTTACCGTGCCGTTTCTGGTGTTTCTCTGGTGTATGTACTTCATATCGGCTACTTGGATTAACGCAATAATTGCCGCAGCGTTCTATTGGTTTATAACGTCTGAACGTTACGTCGCATCATGTAACGCCTATGCAGAAAACCATATGTCAGACAGCAAACCTTGA
- the fabB_2 gene encoding 3-oxoacyl-[acyl-carrier-protein] synthase 1, translated as MRRVVVTGMGIVSSIGNSQKDVLESLKTGKSGIQFQPEYEELAMRSRVAGMIKDLDCPAIIPRKLYRFMGDAAAYCYVAMEQAIEQSGLEAEQISHLRTGLIMGSGGASSDVIVEGAELLKTKGIRKVGPYRVTSTMTSTISACLSTAYSIKGMNATMASACATSAHCIGYGAELIQWGKQDIIFAGGGDVEHWTQSCLFDGMGALTSKFNDNPEAASRPYDADRDGFAIASGGGVIVLEEREHAIARGATILAELVGYGTASDGSDMVAPSGEGAKNAMKMAREQADRPIDYINTHGTSTPVGDMIELNAIADTFADGFPPFSSTKSQTGHSLGAAGVHEAIYSILMLQNGFMAASRNVENRDPSLGDWPLVTEVTETHLDTIMSNSFGFGGTNVSLIFARA; from the coding sequence ATGCGCAGAGTTGTCGTCACAGGAATGGGCATCGTTTCAAGCATTGGTAACAGCCAAAAGGATGTGCTTGAAAGTCTAAAAACCGGAAAATCCGGTATCCAATTCCAGCCCGAATATGAAGAATTGGCGATGCGAAGTCGTGTCGCCGGCATGATCAAAGATTTAGATTGCCCCGCTATTATCCCACGCAAGTTGTACCGATTTATGGGCGACGCTGCGGCCTATTGTTATGTGGCGATGGAACAAGCCATCGAACAATCCGGTTTAGAAGCAGAACAAATCAGCCACCTGCGAACAGGCCTGATTATGGGCTCAGGGGGTGCATCGTCTGATGTCATCGTTGAAGGCGCCGAGCTTCTCAAAACCAAAGGCATCCGCAAAGTCGGGCCTTATCGGGTCACATCCACCATGACCAGCACCATCTCAGCGTGTTTGTCGACGGCATATTCCATCAAGGGCATGAACGCTACCATGGCCTCTGCTTGCGCCACCAGTGCCCACTGCATCGGCTACGGAGCTGAGCTCATTCAATGGGGTAAACAAGACATTATTTTCGCCGGCGGCGGTGATGTTGAACACTGGACCCAAAGCTGCCTGTTTGACGGCATGGGCGCATTAACCAGCAAGTTTAACGACAACCCCGAAGCCGCGAGCCGCCCCTATGACGCGGATCGTGACGGCTTTGCTATTGCCAGCGGCGGCGGTGTTATTGTATTGGAAGAACGCGAACACGCCATCGCACGAGGCGCGACGATTTTGGCCGAGCTCGTTGGTTACGGTACCGCCTCTGACGGCAGTGATATGGTCGCGCCATCAGGCGAAGGTGCCAAAAATGCCATGAAGATGGCACGCGAACAAGCCGATCGCCCAATCGACTACATCAATACGCACGGCACCAGTACGCCCGTTGGCGATATGATTGAGTTGAATGCCATCGCCGATACATTTGCCGATGGATTCCCACCGTTCAGTTCAACCAAATCTCAAACCGGACACTCACTCGGTGCAGCTGGTGTACATGAAGCAATTTACAGTATTCTGATGCTGCAAAACGGTTTTATGGCAGCCTCACGCAACGTAGAAAACCGCGATCCGAGCTTAGGCGACTGGCCACTTGTCACAGAAGTAACGGAAACACACCTCGATACCATTATGTCGAACAGTTTCGGTTTTGGCGGCACCAACGTCAGCTTAATTTTCGCCCGCGCATAG
- the luxQ_4 gene encoding Autoinducer 2 sensor kinase/phosphatase LuxQ → MKTAPSPEQVAMAQRRRDMSMKPPVDDLFDVSVIPTVIGAIANTRGSEFFYSITNQLAQAIGSDITFIGRIRGSTITTLSAYRKHTRMENFHYDVANGPCEKVTDQLESEVCTYTRNVAELFPADGFLIDHGIEGYIGMPLYGSDGSVLGLITALYQEPIEDPEKKTAIFQVFAGRIAAEIENTEKEAALQQLNNCLRASLTELNEYKGKLEEKVDQRTQELYQAKLHAEAQFQAQNAFLATLAHEIRTPMNGILGMATLLKDADFDATQQMYLDTIQRSGDTLINMVNDILDFTKSDSDRLHFEKAEFHLEDFLKSATAPFYAGTDDQLEMNVNISPGLPVCVVGDQTRLYQVLNNLIGNAFKFTEKGTITLDVSSAGFKDKNVVLQFSVSDTGIGIPDNKQRDIFEPFVQAEDSTTRKYGGTGLGLAICKKVVERAGGELTLESTPGKGSTFCFTMPFEIGESQREPSYKMPYIPLVDGDQQTAKVLLVDDNPVNVIVAVGLMNKLGISPDVAHNGQEAIDKVCTLQASYDLVLMDCEMPGIDGFQATETIRKWESDEGKHPVDILAFTANKSQKDQKRYELAGMNGAMSKPVNVDELSQRLQAI, encoded by the coding sequence ATGAAAACTGCACCATCACCCGAACAAGTCGCAATGGCTCAACGCAGAAGGGATATGTCTATGAAGCCGCCTGTTGATGACCTCTTCGATGTCAGTGTGATACCAACCGTCATTGGGGCTATTGCCAACACCCGAGGCAGTGAATTCTTTTACAGCATTACCAATCAGTTGGCACAGGCAATCGGCTCAGACATTACATTTATTGGCCGTATTCGAGGCTCAACCATCACGACATTATCAGCCTACCGAAAACACACTCGAATGGAAAACTTCCACTACGATGTTGCCAACGGCCCCTGCGAGAAAGTCACCGACCAGCTTGAAAGCGAAGTTTGCACCTACACCCGTAATGTTGCCGAGTTATTTCCCGCGGATGGTTTTCTGATTGACCATGGCATCGAAGGTTATATTGGCATGCCACTGTACGGCAGTGACGGATCTGTCCTCGGCTTAATTACCGCACTATACCAAGAACCGATCGAAGACCCGGAAAAGAAAACAGCGATATTTCAGGTATTTGCCGGCCGAATTGCCGCAGAAATTGAAAACACCGAGAAAGAAGCCGCCCTGCAACAACTCAACAATTGTCTTCGTGCAAGCCTGACTGAGCTCAACGAATACAAAGGCAAACTGGAAGAAAAAGTCGACCAGCGAACCCAAGAACTGTATCAAGCAAAACTGCATGCAGAAGCACAATTTCAGGCACAAAATGCCTTCCTCGCGACCTTGGCCCATGAAATTCGAACGCCAATGAACGGCATTCTGGGCATGGCCACCTTGCTGAAAGACGCCGATTTCGATGCAACCCAACAAATGTATCTGGATACTATCCAACGCTCAGGCGACACCCTGATCAATATGGTCAATGATATTCTCGACTTCACTAAATCAGATTCAGATCGATTGCATTTTGAGAAAGCCGAGTTTCACCTTGAAGACTTTTTGAAGTCCGCTACAGCACCTTTCTATGCTGGCACGGATGATCAACTGGAGATGAACGTCAATATCTCGCCAGGGTTGCCAGTTTGTGTCGTTGGTGATCAGACGCGTCTTTATCAGGTACTCAACAATTTGATCGGCAACGCCTTCAAATTCACAGAGAAAGGCACGATTACGCTGGATGTATCTAGCGCTGGGTTCAAAGACAAAAATGTTGTTCTTCAATTTTCAGTCTCCGATACCGGCATCGGTATTCCAGACAACAAACAACGCGATATCTTCGAGCCTTTTGTGCAAGCTGAAGACTCAACCACCCGCAAATATGGCGGCACGGGCCTAGGCCTTGCGATCTGTAAAAAGGTCGTTGAACGTGCCGGCGGCGAACTGACACTAGAAAGCACACCGGGTAAAGGATCAACCTTCTGTTTCACCATGCCGTTTGAAATCGGCGAGAGTCAACGGGAGCCAAGTTACAAAATGCCGTACATTCCTCTGGTCGATGGCGATCAACAAACCGCCAAGGTTTTGCTCGTCGATGATAACCCTGTCAACGTTATCGTCGCTGTCGGGTTAATGAACAAACTGGGTATTTCACCGGATGTTGCCCACAACGGCCAGGAAGCCATCGATAAAGTCTGCACACTGCAAGCCAGTTACGACCTGGTATTAATGGATTGTGAAATGCCGGGAATTGACGGCTTCCAAGCCACCGAAACGATTCGCAAGTGGGAATCCGACGAGGGTAAACACCCGGTCGATATTCTCGCCTTCACCGCCAACAAATCACAGAAAGACCAAAAACGTTACGAGCTGGCCGGCATGAACGGCGCCATGAGCAAACCCGTCAACGTTGATGAATTATCGCAACGACTGCAGGCCATCTGA
- the hmo gene encoding 4-hydroxymandelate oxidase has translation MHKPQNLFEYERQASSLISPMASDYYASGACDGVSLAANRNAYDHYQLLPRVLVDVSRQDLSVGILGQQHATPLIIAPTAFHCLAHPQGEKATAQAAEQQDTTLILSTLATQSLEDVSAAADTRRWFQLYVHKDRALTQDLVARAVAAGYTALCLTVDAPLLGKREKDASNTFTLPSELCLANLQSARKNLPDQQGQSGLFDYFSDQLDASLNWHDIEWLASLSDLPIVLKGIVRADDAQRAVDYGAAGLVVSNHGGRQLDGTIATIDALADVVASVDNRIDVLLDGGVRRGTDVLKALALGAKAVLIGRPILWGLAVDGADGVSHVLTLLREELELAMALSGCACIDDITPDLLTTPRR, from the coding sequence ATGCACAAACCACAGAATTTATTTGAATACGAAAGACAAGCCAGCAGCCTGATCTCGCCCATGGCATCAGACTACTACGCCAGCGGCGCGTGCGACGGCGTCTCACTTGCGGCAAACCGCAACGCCTACGACCACTATCAACTGCTACCCCGCGTGCTAGTCGATGTCAGCCGGCAGGATTTAAGCGTTGGTATCCTTGGGCAGCAACACGCCACACCGCTGATTATCGCGCCTACCGCATTCCATTGTTTGGCCCACCCTCAAGGCGAAAAAGCCACCGCACAGGCTGCCGAACAACAAGACACCACTTTGATACTCAGCACACTGGCAACACAAAGCCTCGAAGACGTTAGCGCAGCCGCCGATACACGCCGCTGGTTTCAGCTATATGTGCACAAAGACAGAGCCCTGACACAAGACTTGGTCGCACGCGCCGTTGCCGCTGGCTACACCGCATTATGCTTAACCGTTGACGCACCGTTGTTAGGCAAACGCGAAAAAGACGCCAGTAACACTTTCACCCTACCCAGCGAACTATGCCTGGCCAACTTACAAAGCGCCCGCAAAAACCTACCTGATCAACAAGGGCAATCCGGCTTGTTTGATTATTTTTCCGACCAACTCGATGCCTCCCTCAACTGGCACGATATCGAATGGCTCGCCAGCCTGTCTGATTTACCTATCGTACTCAAAGGCATTGTACGTGCTGATGATGCTCAACGTGCTGTCGACTATGGCGCAGCTGGGTTAGTAGTTTCTAACCACGGCGGCAGACAACTCGACGGCACCATCGCCACCATTGATGCCCTCGCCGATGTGGTTGCCAGTGTCGATAATCGCATTGATGTGCTGTTAGATGGTGGCGTTCGCCGCGGCACAGACGTGCTCAAGGCCCTGGCTCTCGGTGCTAAGGCCGTGCTTATCGGCCGGCCGATTTTATGGGGGTTAGCGGTAGATGGTGCAGACGGTGTTAGTCACGTTTTAACGCTATTACGCGAAGAACTCGAACTCGCCATGGCCCTCAGCGGCTGCGCATGTATCGATGATATAACGCCAGATCTACTAACAACCCCGCGCCGGTAA
- the rhaS gene encoding HTH-type transcriptional activator RhaS gives MASLGELMQQYAEHAGFAELEGLAPTAIDGLSFYRSSTGNERQPFVYQSGIIILGQGQKKIHIGDTSVTYGPDDYLVVGVPMPLECEAQVGNDDCLMGLNVKIDASTLHRMVSQLEDMGFCAGNACADQLRGLRSVAMASSMLNTCKRLLETLCDPFSTEILGQSLLDELIFRALRSEHGHVLFALAHHEGHYARVAKALAKVHHDYASPLTVNVLAEEANMSVSSFHDAFRAVTLESPLQYVKKVRLNKARDLIHAQGHRVSEAARQVGYNSASQFSREYKRHFNETPKGARLEAAP, from the coding sequence ATGGCATCACTGGGCGAATTGATGCAGCAGTACGCTGAACATGCTGGTTTTGCTGAGCTGGAGGGCCTAGCACCAACAGCCATCGACGGTTTGAGCTTTTATCGCAGTAGTACGGGCAATGAGCGTCAACCTTTTGTCTACCAATCGGGCATTATTATCCTTGGGCAGGGGCAAAAAAAGATACATATCGGTGACACCTCGGTCACTTACGGCCCGGATGACTATCTGGTGGTGGGTGTACCGATGCCTTTGGAGTGCGAAGCGCAGGTGGGTAACGATGATTGTTTGATGGGGCTGAACGTCAAAATCGATGCCTCAACCTTACATCGAATGGTCTCTCAGCTTGAAGATATGGGCTTTTGTGCCGGTAACGCCTGTGCTGATCAACTTCGAGGTTTGCGTTCGGTGGCGATGGCTTCGTCGATGTTAAATACCTGCAAGCGACTGCTAGAGACCTTGTGTGATCCGTTCAGCACGGAAATTTTAGGTCAATCGTTGTTGGATGAGCTGATTTTCAGAGCGCTGAGAAGTGAGCACGGCCATGTGTTGTTTGCCTTAGCGCATCATGAAGGCCATTACGCCCGTGTTGCTAAAGCGCTGGCTAAAGTGCATCACGATTATGCCAGCCCGTTGACGGTGAATGTGTTGGCGGAAGAAGCCAACATGAGTGTGTCGTCGTTCCACGATGCATTTCGTGCGGTGACGTTGGAGTCACCGCTGCAGTATGTGAAAAAAGTCCGCTTGAACAAGGCCCGTGACTTGATTCACGCGCAAGGGCATCGTGTTAGCGAGGCTGCCCGGCAGGTGGGCTATAACAGCGCCTCGCAGTTTTCTCGTGAATATAAACGCCACTTTAATGAAACCCCGAAGGGCGCAAGGCTCGAAGCTGCACCCTAG
- the yqhD gene encoding Alcohol dehydrogenase YqhD: MQFTYANPTQILFGQGQIAGIADAIAQDQKVLVIYGGGSIKKNGVYDQTVTALTNHTWVEFAGVEPNPTKETLDKAVAIVKEQAIDFILAVGGGSVIDGAKYVAAAGKYDGDGWDLLIGKHQAKVATPMGAILTLPATGSESNSGAVITKAETQDKLPFFSPAVQPVFAVMDPDVMKTLPERQLVNGIVDAWVHTCEQYITLPTDAMVQEGYAETLLRTLKTLGDNFNNRDSDSWRGNLMWSANQALNGLIGTGVPQDWATHMIGHELTALWGVDHARSLAIVQPSLLRNQIETKRAKLEQMGRNVFDLPASGDLAEKTIDAIEAFYNNLDVATKLTEHGDDKPTAIDTIIGQLKLHGMIALGERQAITPDVAREILEQAVA, from the coding sequence ATGCAATTTACCTATGCAAACCCTACCCAAATTCTGTTCGGCCAGGGCCAGATCGCAGGCATCGCTGATGCCATTGCTCAAGATCAAAAAGTTCTTGTTATTTATGGCGGCGGCTCCATCAAGAAAAACGGCGTTTACGATCAAACAGTAACGGCACTTACCAACCACACCTGGGTTGAGTTTGCCGGTGTTGAACCAAACCCAACCAAAGAAACCCTAGACAAAGCCGTTGCCATTGTTAAAGAACAAGCGATTGATTTCATCTTGGCTGTTGGCGGTGGCTCCGTCATCGATGGTGCCAAATATGTTGCTGCAGCCGGCAAATACGACGGCGACGGCTGGGATCTGCTGATCGGCAAACACCAAGCCAAAGTAGCCACACCCATGGGCGCTATTTTGACCTTGCCAGCCACCGGTTCGGAATCCAACTCTGGCGCGGTAATCACCAAAGCAGAAACACAAGATAAACTCCCGTTCTTCTCTCCCGCGGTACAGCCAGTATTTGCAGTGATGGACCCAGACGTGATGAAAACCCTGCCTGAGCGCCAGCTGGTAAACGGCATTGTCGATGCCTGGGTACATACCTGTGAGCAATACATCACCCTACCAACTGATGCCATGGTGCAAGAAGGCTACGCAGAAACCTTGCTCCGCACCCTGAAAACACTGGGCGATAACTTCAACAACCGTGACAGCGACAGCTGGCGTGGCAACCTCATGTGGTCCGCTAACCAAGCCCTAAACGGTTTAATCGGCACCGGCGTACCACAAGATTGGGCCACGCACATGATCGGTCACGAGCTCACTGCATTGTGGGGCGTTGATCATGCACGTTCACTGGCGATTGTTCAGCCATCACTGTTGCGCAACCAGATCGAGACAAAACGTGCCAAGCTAGAACAAATGGGCCGCAACGTGTTTGATCTGCCTGCATCCGGTGATCTCGCAGAGAAAACCATTGATGCCATCGAAGCCTTCTACAACAACCTCGATGTGGCGACAAAACTAACAGAACACGGTGATGACAAACCCACCGCGATTGACACCATCATCGGCCAACTGAAACTACACGGCATGATCGCTTTAGGCGAACGCCAAGCAATCACACCTGACGTAGCTCGTGAGATTCTGGAACAGGCCGTTGCTTGA
- the vgb_1 gene encoding Virginiamycin B lyase produces MNKGLLTGITTLAAVLLCAPLYANSQSSAQASKTSPPQFRHTVFAVKPGDRPHDVAPAPNGLVWYTAQKAGALGILDPSNGDVRHIKLGQGSAPHGVIQGPAGNAWITDGGLNAIVRYAPDTEAISIWFLPEHSGYANLNTAAFDGDGILWFTGQEGIYGSLNPANNEMAVYKAPGKRGPYGITGTPDGRIFYASLAGNYIGEINTTTGKVKVIPPPTKEQGARRVWTDSKGDIWVSEWNTGQLSRYTPKQQRWQTWKLPGEQPQAYAVYVDETDKVWVSDFGGNRTWIFDPATEDFIGSIPGSDTYSNVRQILGREGEVWLPESGVDRLMRVSYPTLAEAD; encoded by the coding sequence ATGAACAAAGGATTGCTCACCGGCATAACCACGCTGGCCGCCGTACTACTGTGCGCGCCGTTGTATGCTAACTCGCAAAGCTCTGCACAAGCCTCCAAAACCAGCCCACCGCAATTTCGCCATACGGTGTTTGCGGTAAAACCCGGCGATCGCCCCCACGATGTTGCGCCTGCCCCCAACGGCCTCGTGTGGTATACCGCACAAAAAGCCGGTGCACTGGGCATTCTCGATCCATCAAATGGTGACGTCCGGCATATCAAACTGGGCCAAGGCTCAGCACCGCATGGGGTAATTCAGGGGCCAGCAGGTAACGCCTGGATTACCGACGGCGGGCTCAATGCCATCGTTCGCTACGCCCCCGACACCGAAGCTATCTCAATCTGGTTTCTGCCAGAGCACAGCGGCTACGCCAATCTCAACACCGCAGCGTTCGACGGCGACGGGATTTTATGGTTTACCGGCCAAGAAGGCATCTATGGCTCACTCAACCCCGCCAATAACGAAATGGCCGTGTACAAAGCCCCCGGCAAACGCGGCCCCTACGGCATTACCGGCACACCGGATGGGCGCATCTTCTATGCGTCACTAGCCGGCAACTACATCGGCGAAATCAACACCACAACCGGCAAAGTTAAGGTGATTCCGCCGCCAACCAAAGAACAAGGCGCACGCCGTGTATGGACGGATTCGAAAGGCGACATCTGGGTTAGCGAATGGAACACCGGCCAACTGAGCCGCTACACCCCCAAACAACAACGATGGCAAACGTGGAAACTCCCCGGCGAGCAACCCCAAGCCTATGCCGTGTATGTGGATGAAACCGACAAAGTGTGGGTGAGTGACTTTGGCGGCAACCGCACGTGGATCTTCGACCCCGCCACCGAAGACTTTATCGGCAGCATTCCCGGCTCCGATACCTACAGCAATGTGCGGCAAATTCTCGGCCGCGAAGGCGAAGTATGGTTGCCCGAATCCGGTGTTGATCGCTTAATGCGCGTAAGCTACCCAACACTGGCAGAAGCCGACTAA
- the smc_1 gene encoding Chromosome partition protein Smc, protein MTVSTHALITLIVCTTLLGAEANAKKMSLAKGAAARGLSSAGGKNYDANTLKPEQLKACLTLDGQIDNYDGQIEHEKQRLTKLDTKMTRMDADISAIEQYLHAHQNDEFGTESEVNEFNRKADEYNHSVSTFNDDVEQMQTAMQQLNTDIDTYNNLLAQYNSDCEDKSYYEDDLQALGGTL, encoded by the coding sequence ATGACCGTTTCGACACACGCACTCATTACACTGATAGTATGCACAACACTGCTTGGCGCTGAAGCCAACGCCAAGAAAATGAGCTTAGCTAAAGGCGCAGCAGCACGCGGTTTATCCAGCGCTGGCGGCAAAAATTACGATGCCAACACACTCAAGCCCGAACAACTCAAAGCCTGCCTCACGCTCGACGGTCAGATCGACAATTACGATGGCCAAATCGAACACGAAAAACAGCGACTAACCAAACTCGACACCAAAATGACACGAATGGACGCCGATATCAGCGCCATCGAGCAATACCTACACGCCCATCAAAACGATGAATTTGGCACAGAATCAGAAGTGAACGAATTCAATCGCAAGGCCGATGAATACAATCATTCGGTATCGACCTTCAACGATGATGTTGAGCAAATGCAAACCGCAATGCAACAGCTCAACACTGATATCGACACCTACAACAACTTACTGGCCCAATACAACAGCGATTGTGAAGACAAAAGCTACTATGAAGACGATCTACAAGCCCTTGGCGGAACGCTCTAA
- the smtA gene encoding Succinyl-CoA--L-malate CoA-transferase alpha subunit, with protein MLNNRQREIYQWLGQGSHFDYDPSNYSERILQTPGYIDSDVEVNNIAVAAMTLWANAVARIADTRGLGKQGFTIDQRHASLMLNSAVLHFQNGIQFSVGPVREKLNNFYATQDDKHVFFQGSYQTLREKLLAFLDCPNSEARIQAATAGFNARDLDNQVAELGLCAAILHTREEWLSTDIGRSIAQKPMLDVSSMHHGAPVPLSKSVKRPLENIRVVDLTKVVAGPNISHQLAEQGADVIHCRHPYQDHTIPFQIEASYGKKNIFLDFSRSNDKALLQDLIRTADVVVDGLGAGGFSHAGFSKEALLALNPNLIYVQINCYDFDHAWEHRKGWEQLAQTVSGLAYLHSKGDVNNLKLIPAFFNDYLTGYLGACGVVEALLNRAEHGGAWNVRVSLVKTAMMAARFATGNGKHDPIGTHDLETYLQDEDSGIGVLTRLRPPIDFDVTKSFSGRPASYPGTDPQDIGWGEDALYSDLPRHRKSQLLDRNYIFNPISI; from the coding sequence ATGCTTAATAACCGCCAACGTGAAATTTATCAGTGGTTAGGCCAAGGCAGCCACTTTGATTATGATCCGTCGAATTATTCTGAACGCATATTGCAAACCCCTGGCTATATTGATTCTGATGTTGAAGTGAATAACATCGCGGTGGCAGCAATGACGTTATGGGCCAATGCTGTTGCGCGCATTGCAGATACACGAGGGTTGGGTAAACAAGGATTTACCATCGATCAACGCCATGCGAGTTTGATGTTGAATTCTGCCGTGCTGCATTTTCAAAACGGCATTCAGTTTTCGGTGGGCCCAGTGCGTGAAAAGCTCAATAATTTTTATGCCACGCAAGACGATAAACATGTTTTCTTCCAAGGGTCATACCAAACTCTGCGAGAGAAACTGCTGGCTTTTCTGGATTGTCCTAACTCTGAAGCACGCATTCAAGCCGCAACGGCCGGTTTTAACGCACGCGATCTGGATAACCAAGTTGCCGAGCTGGGTTTATGTGCGGCCATCTTGCACACGCGTGAAGAATGGCTATCGACGGACATAGGACGATCCATTGCTCAGAAGCCGATGTTAGATGTGTCTTCCATGCATCATGGCGCGCCTGTTCCTTTGTCGAAATCTGTGAAGCGCCCGTTAGAAAATATTCGTGTTGTCGATCTAACCAAGGTGGTTGCAGGTCCAAACATCAGCCATCAATTAGCAGAGCAAGGCGCAGACGTGATCCACTGCCGGCACCCGTATCAAGATCATACAATTCCTTTCCAAATAGAAGCGAGTTACGGCAAGAAGAATATTTTCCTAGATTTTTCTCGATCTAACGATAAGGCACTGTTGCAGGATTTGATTCGCACTGCTGATGTGGTAGTTGATGGATTGGGAGCAGGCGGTTTTTCTCATGCAGGATTCTCTAAAGAAGCTTTGCTAGCGTTGAATCCTAATTTGATTTATGTACAGATTAACTGTTATGACTTTGATCACGCTTGGGAACATCGTAAAGGTTGGGAGCAATTGGCGCAAACCGTGAGCGGATTGGCGTATCTGCATTCCAAGGGGGATGTGAATAACCTCAAACTGATACCGGCCTTTTTTAATGATTACCTGACGGGGTATTTGGGCGCCTGTGGTGTCGTTGAAGCGCTACTGAATCGTGCAGAACACGGCGGCGCGTGGAATGTGCGCGTATCGTTAGTAAAAACGGCAATGATGGCAGCACGGTTTGCTACCGGCAATGGCAAGCATGACCCCATCGGCACGCATGATTTAGAAACGTATCTGCAGGATGAGGATTCAGGAATCGGCGTATTAACCCGTTTACGGCCACCGATTGATTTTGATGTAACCAAGAGTTTTTCGGGACGACCTGCATCGTATCCAGGCACGGACCCTCAAGACATTGGCTGGGGTGAAGATGCACTGTATTCGGATCTGCCTCGACACCGTAAAAGCCAGCTGCTGGATCGGAACTATATCTTTAACCCGATTAGTATTTAA